In Burkholderia lata, the DNA window TCGACCTGCTGAAGCGCATCAATCGCGAACTCGGCCTGACGATCGTGCTGATCACGCACCAGATGGAAGTGATCAAGCAGGTGTGCGATCGCGTCGCGGTGCTCGATGCGGGGCGCGTGGTCGAGGAAGGCCGCGTGATCGACGTGTTCCTGCAGCCGCATCACGAAGTGACGCGCGCGCTGATCGGCGACGTGATCGCGCAGGAGCTACCTCCCGCGCTGAAGGCGCGCGTGGCCGAGCGGCTGAAGACCGGTCGCGGGCATCTGCTGCGGCTTGCGTTCACGGGCTCGGGTGTCGACCAGCCGATCCTGTCGGAGACGATCCGCCGGTACGAACTCGATTTCAACATCCTGCACGGCCAGATCGACGAGATCCAGGGGCAGGCATTCGGTTCGCTCGCGGTGCTCGCGGGCGGCGAGCCGGGCAAGGTCGGGCAGGCACTCGCGTTCCTGCGCGAGCAAGGTGTGGTGGTAGAGGAGCTTTCGTATGTTGAGTGAGATGTTCGATATGTTCGTGCAGTCGTTCTGGGAGACGCTGATCATGGTCGGCATCTCCGGAGTGGTTGGCGCGCTCGTCGGCCTGCCGCTCGGCGTGCTGCTCTACCTGACCGATCGCCAGGGCGTGCTGCAGAATCTCGCGGTGAATCGCGTGCTCGGCGGCATCGTGAATGCGGTCCGCTCGACGCCGTTCATCATCCTGCTGGTCGCGGTGATTCCGTTTACGCGGCTCGTCACGGGTTCGTCGATCGGCACGGCCGCGGCGGTCGTGCCGCTGACGCTCGCGGCCGCGCCGTTCATCGCGCGTCTCGTCGAGACGGCGCTGCGCGAAGTCGACCGCGGGCTGATCGAGGCTGCGCAGTCGATGGGCGCGACCACGTCGCAGATCGTCTTCAAGGTGCTGCTGCCCGAATCGCTGCCGGGCGTCGTCGCGGGCCTGACGATCACGTTCGTGTCGCTGGTCGGCTATTCGGCGATGGCGGGCGCGATCGGTGGTGGCGGCCTCGGCGATCTCGGGATCCGCTACGGCTACCAGCGTTATCTGCCCGAAGTGATGTGGACGGTGGTCGCGATCCTGATCGTATTCGTGCAGATCGTGCAGTCGTTCGGCGACTGGCTCGTCCGCCGGCTGAGCCACAAGTAAAACAAGATTGATCCGTTAGGGGACACACGATGCAACGACGCTTCATGCTGAAATTCGCGGCGGCACTGGGCGCAGCCGCGCTGTTCTCGGGCGCGCACGCGCAGGCCGAAACCATCAAGGTGGGCGTAACGGGCGGGCCGCACGCGCAGATCATGGAAGCGGTGAAGAAGGCCGCGGCGAAGAGCGGCCTCGACATCCGCATCGTCGAATTCTCGGATTACGTGCAGCCGAACGCCGCGCTCGCGTCGGGCGACCTCGACGCGAACAGCTACCAGCACGATCCGTATCTGCAGGCGCAGGTGAAGGATCGCGGCTACAAACTGATCAAGGTCGCGGATACCGTCACGTTCCCGATGGGCATCTATTCGAAGCGCGTGAAGTCGCTGGCCGAACTGAAGCCGGGCGCGCGCATCGCGGTTCCGAACGATCCGACCAACGGCGGCCGTGCGCTGCTGTTGCTGCAAAAGCAGGGCCTGCTGAAGCTGCGCGCGGACGCGGGGCTGAAGGCGACGCCGCTCGATATCGTCGACAATCCGCGCAAGCTGAAGATCGTCGAACTGGATGCGGCGCAGATTCCGCGCTCGCTCGGCGACGTCGACGCGGCCGCGATCAACACCAACTACGCGATGGAAGCGGGGTTGAAACCGAAACAGGACGCGATCGCGATCGAGGGTCCGAATGGCCCGTACGCGAACATCCTCGCGATCCGCGAGGCGGACCGGAGCAAGCCGTGGGTCGCGAAACTGGTCGCGGCCTATCATTCGGCCGAGGTGAAGCAGTTCATCGAAGGCAAGTTCGGCGGCGCGGTCATTGCCGCCTGGTAACAGGCGAAGCACGGCGTGCCCGGCAAGATTAGAGTCGATGATCGAAAACCCGGGCTTTGCGTCCGGGTTTTTTCTCTTTTAAAATAGAACGACCGTTCGCTATCATTGGCGCGTCGCCAAGAAGCGGTATCCTCGACAACCACGAAGGTTGGGTCCGCTTGGCCGCGCAGTCATGAGGCCTCGCTATAGAATGGCCTCTGGTCGTATTCGTAACTTTGGAGCGTGTGCATGAAAATCCTGGTGCCAGTGAAAAGAGTGGTCGATTACAACGTGAAGGTCCGCGTGAAGTCGGACAACACGGGTGTCGACATCGCGAACGTGAAGATGTCGATGAACCCGTTCGACGAAATCGCGGTTGAAGAAGCCGTGCGCCTGAAGGAAGCCGGTGTGGCGACTGAAGTGATCGCCGTGTCGGTGGGCGTCGCGCAAGCGCAGGAAACGCTGCGTACGGCGCTGGCGATC includes these proteins:
- a CDS encoding methionine ABC transporter permease, which produces MLSEMFDMFVQSFWETLIMVGISGVVGALVGLPLGVLLYLTDRQGVLQNLAVNRVLGGIVNAVRSTPFIILLVAVIPFTRLVTGSSIGTAAAVVPLTLAAAPFIARLVETALREVDRGLIEAAQSMGATTSQIVFKVLLPESLPGVVAGLTITFVSLVGYSAMAGAIGGGGLGDLGIRYGYQRYLPEVMWTVVAILIVFVQIVQSFGDWLVRRLSHK
- a CDS encoding MetQ/NlpA family ABC transporter substrate-binding protein, with the protein product MQRRFMLKFAAALGAAALFSGAHAQAETIKVGVTGGPHAQIMEAVKKAAAKSGLDIRIVEFSDYVQPNAALASGDLDANSYQHDPYLQAQVKDRGYKLIKVADTVTFPMGIYSKRVKSLAELKPGARIAVPNDPTNGGRALLLLQKQGLLKLRADAGLKATPLDIVDNPRKLKIVELDAAQIPRSLGDVDAAAINTNYAMEAGLKPKQDAIAIEGPNGPYANILAIREADRSKPWVAKLVAAYHSAEVKQFIEGKFGGAVIAAW